GAAGCAATTCTGAACTCGTTGGTGGAACCCGGTGGAAAGAAAGGCTGCATCTTCGACACGTGGGGCAAAACGAAGAGCACCAACACCGAAATTGAACCGCACTACCCGCAGTGGCGTGTTCTGAGTCGCCCGATCGGATCGCTGTCGTCCATCTCCAGCTTGTTGGACAGTTTCGTCAAATTGATGGAAGCCTGCAACGATGTGGTTATCAGCTCGGATAGGTGGCTGTCGCGACTGGAGAGCTCGTGTTGGTTGAGCTACGTCCTGAACGCAATGAACGTGTCCTGCGTGGTGGCCCAATGTCTAGCGTTGGAGGGCGTGCCGGTGGTGGTGCACGGCGGCAAAGGGCTGGACATTCCGCTGATCGTCACATCGGTGACGCAGATCATCCTTAATCCAGATTGTAGGACAATAAAAGGGTGAGTTTTGAGGTTTTagtaattttattcaaattcggTGAATTTTGATTACGCCTTATCAAAACATCTAATGTCTTACCGTTTGTTTACAGATTGCAAGCCCTAATCGAACGAGAATGGCTGCAAGCGGGCTACCCCTTTTCAACGCGACACAAACATTCCTGTTACACTCCGTCATCGCAGCGACACAAAACATCAAGCGCCACGTTTGTTCTCTTTCTGGACTGCGTGTTCCAGCTGTACCACCAGTTCCCGTGCAGCTTCGAGTTCGACTCCCGCTATCTGATAGTGCTATTCGAGCACAGCTACAGCAGCCAGTACGGAACGTTCCTCGGCGACTCGGAACGTGAACGAGCGGAACTGCGGGTTCGGGAGCGGACCACCAGCCTGTGGAGCTACATTAATCGGCCGGAGGTGATCGACACGTTGCTCAATCCGATGTACGTCCCGAACGCGGCCGTCATATGGCCCTCGGTGGCACCGATCAGCATCGTGCTGTGGTCGGAGGCCTACACGCGGTGGGTTATCGATCAGAGCGTGCTGCGAACGAGTCGGGACCGCATGCTGGGTATCGTCAGCGAGGAACGCGAACTGGAGAAGAAGGTGAAAAAGCTTCGCCGGGAGCTGGCGGATTTGCAGCAGGAGTACGCCCGGCTGAAGCTGCAGGAGCTGATGCTGCTGTCGGACGAGGGTGGCACCGAGGAGGACGACGCCGACGTCAGCGACAGTAAGTAGAAACTGCATGTTGGATGTTTGAGACGAAGCGCGACTCGTCTTGCGAGGTACGAGCGGAGATCAATCTCTCTTAATAATGAACGTGACATTCCCCTGCCCGCCAGTTCAACCGGTATTAATGAACCGCCTTTTTAATATTAGTGTAATATTATGTAAGCTAAAAGCAGTATAATGGAAATGAGGGATCGAATAATTGGCATCGATTGTTCAATGGGTGTTAATCGTGAAGACTTAGTTTCTAGGAATAGTACTTTCGAATAGATAACTATTATCAAACGCATTTTAACAGTTGTCATACTTTGTTTATATCTAGTCATTGATCATTTTCTATGAGCATTCGTTTTTTCAGGAATGAATGGTAAATTAATGCTATTATGATGTTggtaatcattttaaaatgtgcCGTCAATGCCTAATAAGAAGACAATGCATTGTTTGATGCCCTTTGCTGTATAATGTTAGTGAGTCATGATAGGTTGGAATAGTTGAGTGAATTAGAGTTGAGGCCTAACAAAAATAGCTTCAAAGGGGGGTATCCTTCATGACTTAAAGCTATCAAGAAAGCTGACAGCCCGCACTCTGGTGAAGAATTCTCCGACATATCAATAGAATCAGGATAACCAAATTAGTCAATTATGTCATAAAAACGAACATATTTTCTCGGAACTAACTTTCTGAAGGTCATTCATCCATTTCCGGAATTGCAGTCTGCGGTTAAAAGTGTGTAGAAAGAAGTTtctttcaaaaacaaaacaaaactaatcgCGAGCCTAGCGAAATCGAGCTGACACTTTATTCAACTATCGAAACTAACTACGCTTCAaatgttagaaaaaaaatacacttttCGTTGTCGCATGCCTGGACTGCTGGGTCACGTCGATGACCCCGACCATCGTCGTTGTTAACAATCTCCACTGTACCCGCTCGATCATTAGTATTGTGAGAGGTTGGATATGTATTTGGGTTGGAAATTTGGACTCATCACTTCATCAATAACCGCGGGAGAACGATAGAGGTCCTTTATagtttagtagggaaagcacctgtctagcataCTGGGGACGTGGGATCAAActccaccgaaggaagtggttacctccaatacatttttcgaactaaatctttcacatgttgtacatattcTCAAACACATATTAAAACATTATATTATTCACATattaaacagaaaaaaaactgaaactCTTAAAAACTTCCATCAGAAAGTAATCATATTCTCCTCATAGTTCAAATGAGGAGTTCAAAATTCACGTCATAATGCAAAAATAAATAGGGCATATGCCAAAGGACAATGAGCCACACCCAAAGCTGTCAAACAACTTGTCTTACAACTGAAGAAGAAGCAGCCTATGAAAGGTTTTCTTGTTGAACCTTTGACTAGAAGAAGGATAGAATATTTGATTCAAGAAAGATAGACTTGGACACTGACGAAATTAATGTGGGCATGTGACCAGGGATATGGTGCAGCATGCGTTGTTGGGAGCGAGCCCTTTCAGATCGAGAGAGGCGAGTAAGTGCGGATCGTGCTCGGGGCTCTCAAAGAGTCATGCACAGAGCAGTACTCTAactgcactttttcggttttgcTTCGGCTTGGTTTTTTGAAATCTTAACGGTGATTATTACACTATTGTGTTCTATAGAAATATGGTTTATCGGCGCATTATTTTTTCGACATTTCGCAAAATGAATAAATAAGATAAGGAAAATTTATCAACTATGGGAAGTATGTAAAAGTTGATAGAGAATAGTTTGTTCATATGAAGGATACATGTGGTACATGTGAATTTTATTTACCttgaaaacatttgaaaatattccaaCGGAAACGCGTCTTTTAAGTTTCCAAGAATCTCTGCATGTGAATAACAATGAAAATAAACCATTTTACGTTGAAGTCAATTTTTACATAAATCCCAAAAACTACGTTAAAATAACTTCAACGAAAATCGTTTCTGTAGACTTAGGCATTCCTCCtgcttaaaaaaaaacaaagtatgtGGAACCACTTTAattccaaaaccaaaccaaaatttGCCTGTAAAGCAACCCCAATTGTTCAGTTTCGGCTCCGCTTCGAACCGACAGGGGGCTCACCTGGACAGAGAAGGACCAAATGTTCAGTTTCGGCTTCGCTTCGAACCGACAGGGGGCTCACCTGGACAGAGAAGGACCAAATGTTCAGTTTCGGCTTCGCTTCGAACCGACAGGATTGACGAGCCGATTTCGTCCTTTTCTATGCAGTTAGTTCTTCGGCTTGACTACTGTTCTTCTGCTTGACTACTCTGGAAGGGCTTCTAATACTTCTCGAATCTCCGGTAAGGAGAGAGAAACTAGTTTTTTAacgcttgatttttttttgttttattaccGTACTTAACAACGGTTGTTTGGATAATGACAATTTTCTGTTTTCGGTTCCAATGCTTACTTGATTTCCTCAACACCCCGGCTGCGCGAACATTTTTCGCACCGCTCTGAGTATTTAGTCAATCCctgcagccaaccaatcacgatcTCAAACCTTGTCGGAGTCACTGGATAGTACTactaggttctgcagcgtctgtatctaacctcaaacctgacgtcacgaatgaattcggtcctcgtcgaatgaactttttgacagttcagtagtatagtatattcagtagtactttccactgactccgacaaggttcgagttcgtgattggttggctgccccccagtccaacgcgaagtactactcATCAGTCATCAGTTTgcagtttgaggttagatacagacgctgcagaacctaataaaatggcttattgccACATCGCGGTTTAGTGTTCATATGGGTTAGGAGAACCGGATGAATGCTGACATAGTAgtagaaaaagtagaatcactaaAATTTACCACGGCAAGGTAAATATAGCCAAcggaattcaaaataatctaaaaaattacaagctgatttttctttgaaaatggtttattgcacaatattagaaattcaataaacacaaaaaatagtaccttttccgagatcaataaaaaaaaacatttattatcatgaatcatcaaataaatatatgtatgatggtgataatcaaaagtctaacccggtgctcaaaattattttcaaatacatatcattttgaaatttttaaaattatttaaagaattgcatcccatatctcgctgtgcaatttttttcgtgattctactttttctttcctGACATTTCTCTTACCgtattgagcacttccacagcgctgggtggcacgacgccatgtttttgcagccaaaaTCTCGAAGTAAAATTTATGGAAGTATTTGTTTTGTTCACAATCATCTAATTTGATTCTCAGAAATGTCAGTGGGGACCattcgcgcaatgttggctgcaaagcAAGCCCATTGTGCGAGATATGGATGACACTCACCGGTTCCACAGTTGGTCactctgcgaggtttctaggtCGTGTGACAATTTTTACATTTGTGTGCCTTGAGGCTAACGCGAttattttatgcccagggaagtcgagactttttcgaacccagccaccttcaggaTGGTCTTACTGCGTAGCTGCGTAttttaccgcatggctaaggaagataagatatttttatatactccggatattttttcaggagttcctcttgataattcttcagcattttttacggatatttctccaagaattcctgtttCCAGATactcctccagtaatttctccggatattcctccagaaattcctcctgggggaatatccgaaagaatatttgaagtaatattcgaagtaattcctggaaaaatatctGGAAGACTTACTGGAggaatcttcttctttttcaatggctttcattccaactggaatttggtctgctttttaacttagtattccttttgcattttctcatttatcaattaaaagcttttatatgcctaTAGAGGCATAtcagaaggaatatctggaggattaTCCTGAAACACTCCTGGACAaatatccggacgaattcctggataaatttacAGTGGACTTCCTGGATGAatattctggaggaatattctaagaaatttctggaggaaaggattgtttcctggaagaatatccggagaaattcctggaagaatatccggaaGTATTCCTGGACCTATAGCTGGAAGAATATCAGGAAAtaattatttgatttatttgtctaATATGTCTTATTTGTATCGTACCAAATGTGAATACGTTATTTTCTAGTGTCACACTAGATACACAATTGATCGcttcatcgctcctttcctgccgtgcgccacaagaaaatattagccaccctataaccagagaccggcggagtgaaaaactgtcgaaatggcaacgtatgaaaatgcatgaaatcgtgaaaataatactggcatcacttgaactttttgcttgcttcttatggatgcaaaaagtaaacaagtcgaattggaaccgcttttgacggttcgattggaaacaagatggcgtcttcgcaaATCTCTTATTGCAGTATTTctagaaaatatgctgttgactgctctcccgaaatggtaattttacggaatttgaaaaacatgattgACGTAAATAGACTTTCCTTTCCTCCTTGACGTAAAACAGTCTTTCCAATTTATTGCGatcacatatactttttattgcATCACAATGATCgtgggaaaatttcaaaacatttgtcagttgggttttgcaaaaTTCGGTTGGTTTATGCCTCAAATCATTTATTACTGAGAAGCAAAAAATTTCGTTCAGTATTTAGATCTTAATTGAAATCTAGGAAATTGTAGATCCACAAAATTTTccaggaacattccttgattaATTTCAAAGAGctgtgttgg
The nucleotide sequence above comes from Armigeres subalbatus isolate Guangzhou_Male chromosome 3, GZ_Asu_2, whole genome shotgun sequence. Encoded proteins:
- the LOC134227750 gene encoding myotubularin-related protein 9 isoform X1, giving the protein MEFAELIRTPKLDGVQLYEQLRRESIDGTLCITGHHLILSTRKEGARELWLLLQNVDIVERKPCIVNNVLEGGIITLKCKDLRIIQLRINSPQEYFNISDSIEQLSNLEETKKLYPFFYIPMYNVMQDGHTEYTIETEYAKLLATDEWRLTTVNQDFKLCPTYGARLLVQKSISDEQIIQSAAFRDGGRFPLLAYKHTNGAVLLRCAQPLAGPGVKRSRADEAILNSLVEPGGKKGCIFDTWGKTKSTNTEIEPHYPQWRVLSRPIGSLSSISSLLDSFVKLMEACNDVVISSDRWLSRLESSCWLSYVLNAMNVSCVVAQCLALEGVPVVVHGGKGLDIPLIVTSVTQIILNPDCRTIKGLQALIEREWLQAGYPFSTRHKHSCYTPSSQRHKTSSATFVLFLDCVFQLYHQFPCSFEFDSRYLIVLFEHSYSSQYGTFLGDSERERAELRVRERTTSLWSYINRPEVIDTLLNPMYVPNAAVIWPSVAPISIVLWSEAYTRWVIDQSVLRTSRDRMLGIVSEERELEKKVKKLRRELADLQQEYARLKLQELMLLSDEGGTEEDDADVSDTSLGTHCTAVGTRWTDRTTCSPSPLLP
- the LOC134227750 gene encoding myotubularin-related protein 9 isoform X2; the encoded protein is MEFAELIRTPKLDGVQLYEQLRRESIDGTLCITGHHLILSTRKEGARELWLLLQNVDIVERKPCIVNNVLEGGIITLKCKDLRIIQLRINSPQEYFNISDSIEQLSNLEETKKLYPFFYIPMYNVMQDGHTEYTIETEYAKLLATDEWRLTTVNQDFKLCPTYGARLLVQKSISDEQIIQSAAFRDGGRFPLLAYKHTNGAVLLRCAQPLAGPGVKRSRADEAILNSLVEPGGKKGCIFDTWGKTKSTNTEIEPHYPQWRVLSRPIGSLSSISSLLDSFVKLMEACNDVVISSDRWLSRLESSCWLSYVLNAMNVSCVVAQCLALEGVPVVVHGGKGLDIPLIVTSVTQIILNPDCRTIKGLQALIEREWLQAGYPFSTRHKHSCYTPSSQRHKTSSATFVLFLDCVFQLYHQFPCSFEFDSRYLIVLFEHSYSSQYGTFLGDSERERAELRVRERTTSLWSYINRPEVIDTLLNPMYVPNAAVIWPSVAPISIVLWSEAYTRWVIDQSVLRTSRDRMLGIVSEERELEKKVKKLRRELADLQQEYARLKLQELMLLSDEGGTEEDDADVSDNYGPREVSDLQHSVDGLATKT